The Fragaria vesca subsp. vesca linkage group LG2, FraVesHawaii_1.0, whole genome shotgun sequence genome includes a window with the following:
- the LOC101305333 gene encoding shikimate O-hydroxycinnamoyltransferase-like — protein sequence MAVNIRLMESTVVRPASETPRQSLWLSNMDLVQPSTHTPSIYFYNKPKGADKVDMAVLKDALSKALVPFYPLAGRLKHKMDEGGKGRRRLEIDCNAEGALFVVADSSSCIDDMGGFAPTPEFGRGLLPTVDYSGGISSYLLLLVQITYFKCGGVALGVRLDHYLADGFSALHFINTWSDIARGADIAIPPTIDRTLLRARDQPRTLLDHNHHIVYQPPNDHGTTGAETVVSVFTFTREQLNILKAMSTMTKEEDNKMKYTLFEVFAGHVWRCACKARELANDQETNFYFPVNGRTRLQPPLPPGYFGNVIFRAAATAVAGDLISKPLSYAACCIHNAVVRMDDDYLRSALDYLELEQRRHRDLTSLAHGTHVRCPNLGITSWFTLPLYDADFGWGRPIFMGRALVPREGKAYMIPTATNDGSLSLCINLESQHMKSFSKLVYDI from the coding sequence ATGGCGGTCAACATCAGACTGATGGAGTCAACAGTGGTGAGGCCAGCGTCGGAGACACCTCGGCAGTCATTGTGGCTCTCGAACATGGACTTGGTGCAGCCCAGCACTCACACTCCTAGTATTTATTTCTACAATAAGCCAAAAGGTGCAGACAAGGTCGACATGGCTGTCCTCAAGGACGCGCTCAGCAAGGCTCTTGTGCCCTTTTACCCTTTGGCCGGCCGCCTGAAGCATAAAATGGACGAGGGCGGCAAGGGTCGACGTCGTCTCGAAATAGATTGCAATGCGGAGGGAGCCTTGTTTGTTGTGGCCGATAGCAGCTCTTGCATAGATGACATGGGCGGTTTTGCACCCACTCCCGAGTTTGGGAGAGGGCTCCTCCCTACCGTTGATTATTCCGGCGGTATATCTTCTTATCTTCTGTTGCTGGTTCAGATCACCTACTTCAAATGCGGTGGAGTGGCTCTTGGTGTACGCCTAGATCATTATTTAGCAGATGGATTTTCTGCTCTTCACTTTATAAATACATGGTCTGATATTGCTCGTGGTGCGGACATTGCAATCCCACCAACCATCGACAGGACATTACTTCGTGCTCGAGATCAACCACGGACTTTACTCGACCACAATCACCACATTGTATACCAACCTCCTAATGACCATGGAACGACTGGGGCAGAAACAGTCGTCTCGGTTTTTACATTTACCAGGGAGCAGCTCAACATCTTGAAAGCTATGTCGACCATGACTAAGGAGGAAGACAATAAGATGAAGTATACGTTATTTGAGGTGTTTGCAGGTCATGTATGGAGATGTGCCTGCAAGGCACGTGAACTAGCTAATGATCAAGAAACCAACTTTTACTTTCCTGTAAACGGAAGGACCAGACTGCAACCCCCACTCCCACCTGGTTACTTTGGTAATGTGATTTTCAGAGCCGCAGCAACAGCCGTAGCAGGTGATCTTATATCAAAACCACTATCGTATGCCGCATGTTGCATTCACAATGCTGTGGTGCGTATGGACGATGACTATCTTCGATCAGCACTCGACTATCTTGAACTTGAGCAACGTCGACATCGGGATCTAACAAGCCTTGCTCATGGGACTCATGTTAGGTGCCCTAATCTTGGGATAACTAGCTGGTTTACGCTGCCCCTCTATGATGCTGACTTTGGATGGGGGCGACCGATTTTCATGGGTCGTGCTTTAGTTCCAAGGGAAGGGAAGGCATACATGATACCAACCGCTACTAATGATGGAAGTTTATCGCTGTGCATCAATCTGGAGTCCCAGCATATGAAATCATTTTCC